A DNA window from Enterobacter cloacae subsp. cloacae ATCC 13047 contains the following coding sequences:
- a CDS encoding DUF1249 family protein — MKRYTPDFPEMMRLCETNFAQLRRLLPRNDAPGETVSYQVSNAQYRLTITESTRYTTLVEIEQTAPSISYWSLPSMTVRLYHDAMVAEVCSSQQIFRFKARYDYPNKKLHQRDEKHQINQFLADWLRYCLAHGAMAIPVC, encoded by the coding sequence ATGAAGCGTTATACACCTGACTTCCCAGAAATGATGCGCCTGTGCGAAACCAATTTCGCACAATTGCGCCGCCTGCTGCCGAGAAACGACGCACCCGGCGAAACGGTAAGCTATCAGGTGAGCAACGCGCAGTATCGATTAACGATAACAGAATCAACGCGCTACACTACGCTGGTGGAAATCGAACAAACGGCACCCAGCATTAGCTACTGGAGCCTGCCGTCAATGACGGTGCGGCTCTACCACGACGCGATGGTCGCTGAAGTGTGTTCAAGTCAGCAGATCTTTCGTTTTAAAGCGCGGTATGATTACCCGAATAAAAAGTTGCATCAACGCGACGAAAAGCATCAAATTAACCAGTTTTTAGCCGACTGGCTAAGATATTGTTTAGCACATGGAGCAATGGCGATTCCGGTTTGTTAG
- the nudF gene encoding ADP-ribose diphosphatase: MQKPDKLPVTFAKNDVEIIARETLYSGFFSMELYRFRHRLFNGEMSGEIRREIFERGHAAVLLPFDPVRDEVVLVEQIRIAAYDVSESPWLLEMVAGMIEEGESVEDVARREALEEAGLIVGRTKPVLSYLASPGGTSERLSIMVGEVDATTADGIHGLADENEDIRVHVVSREQAYQWVEEGKIDNAASVIALQWLQLHYQTLRNEWKK, from the coding sequence ATGCAAAAACCAGATAAGTTGCCCGTGACATTCGCCAAAAACGATGTAGAAATTATTGCACGAGAAACGCTTTATAGCGGTTTTTTTTCAATGGAACTTTACCGTTTCAGGCATCGCCTGTTTAACGGAGAGATGAGCGGCGAAATCAGGCGCGAAATTTTTGAGCGCGGGCATGCAGCAGTCTTGCTACCCTTTGACCCAGTGCGTGATGAAGTCGTACTGGTTGAGCAGATTCGCATTGCGGCGTATGACGTCAGTGAAAGCCCGTGGTTGCTGGAGATGGTCGCCGGCATGATCGAAGAGGGCGAGTCGGTTGAAGACGTTGCCCGCCGCGAGGCGCTGGAAGAGGCGGGGCTGATCGTTGGCCGCACAAAACCGGTGCTCAGCTATCTGGCCAGTCCGGGAGGGACCAGCGAGCGCTTGTCCATCATGGTGGGCGAAGTGGACGCCACGACCGCGGATGGGATCCACGGTCTGGCAGATGAAAACGAAGATATTCGGGTTCATGTGGTGAGTCGGGAGCAGGCTTACCAGTGGGTAGAAGAGGGGAAAATCGACAACGCAGCGTCTGTCATCGCCCTGCAATGGCTGCAACTGCATTATCAGACATTACGAAACGAGTGGAAAAAATGA
- the tolC gene encoding outer membrane channel protein TolC — protein sequence MKKLLPILIGLSLTGFSAMSQAENLLQVYQQARLGNPDLRKSAADRDAAFEKINEARSPLLPQLGLGADYTYSNGFRDANGVNSNATSASLQLTQTLFDMSKWRALTLQEKSAGIQDVTYQTDQQTLILNTATAYFNVLSAIDSLSYTEAQKQAIYRQLDQTTQRFNVGLVAITDVQNARSQYDSVLANEVTARNNLDNALESLRQVTGNYYPELASLNVDNFKTDKPQAVNALLKEAENRNLTLLQARLSQDLAREQIRQAQDGHLPTLSLSASTGVSDTSYSGSKTNTAQYDDSNQGQNKVGLSFSLPLYQGGLVNSQVKQAQYNFVGASEQLESAHRNVVQTVRSSFNNVNASISSINAYKQAVVSAQSSLDAMEAGYSVGTRTIVDVLDATTTLYNAKQQLSSARYQYLINQLNIKQALGTLNEQDLLALNNALGKPVSTSPDSVAPENPEQVAAVDNFNANSNAPAAQPAAARTNTGSNPFRN from the coding sequence ATGAAGAAATTGCTCCCCATCCTTATCGGCCTGAGCCTGACGGGCTTCAGTGCAATGAGCCAGGCGGAAAACCTGTTACAGGTCTACCAGCAGGCACGTCTGGGCAACCCTGATTTACGTAAATCAGCGGCCGATCGTGATGCTGCGTTTGAAAAGATTAACGAAGCGCGTAGCCCACTGCTGCCGCAGTTAGGTTTAGGTGCAGATTATACCTACAGCAACGGTTTCCGCGACGCTAACGGCGTTAACTCCAATGCTACCAGCGCCTCACTGCAATTAACACAGACGCTGTTTGATATGTCCAAATGGCGCGCACTGACCCTGCAGGAAAAGAGCGCGGGTATCCAGGATGTGACCTATCAGACCGACCAGCAAACGCTGATCCTGAACACGGCGACTGCGTACTTCAACGTGCTGAGCGCGATTGACTCGCTCTCCTATACTGAAGCGCAGAAACAGGCAATTTACCGTCAGTTAGATCAAACCACCCAGCGTTTCAACGTGGGCCTGGTCGCCATCACTGACGTGCAGAACGCCCGTTCACAGTACGACAGCGTACTGGCCAACGAAGTGACCGCGCGTAACAACCTCGACAACGCGCTGGAATCTCTGCGTCAGGTCACCGGTAATTACTATCCAGAACTGGCTTCCCTGAACGTAGATAACTTCAAGACCGATAAGCCGCAGGCGGTGAATGCCCTGCTGAAAGAAGCGGAAAACCGCAACCTGACCTTACTGCAGGCGCGTCTGAGCCAGGACCTGGCCCGCGAGCAGATTCGTCAGGCGCAGGATGGCCACCTGCCAACCCTGAGCCTGAGCGCCTCCACCGGCGTGTCTGATACCAGCTACAGCGGTTCTAAAACCAACACCGCCCAGTATGACGACAGCAACCAGGGCCAGAACAAAGTCGGCCTGAGCTTCTCACTGCCGCTGTATCAGGGCGGTTTGGTGAATTCTCAGGTGAAACAGGCGCAGTACAACTTTGTTGGCGCAAGCGAGCAGTTGGAAAGCGCCCACCGCAACGTGGTGCAGACCGTGCGTTCGTCGTTCAACAACGTGAACGCTTCTATCAGCAGCATCAACGCGTATAAACAGGCCGTTGTGTCTGCCCAAAGCTCCCTGGATGCAATGGAAGCTGGTTACTCCGTCGGTACCCGTACCATTGTTGACGTGCTGGACGCGACCACCACGCTGTATAACGCGAAACAGCAGCTCTCCAGTGCACGTTACCAGTACCTGATTAACCAGCTGAACATCAAGCAGGCGCTGGGTACGCTGAACGAGCAGGACCTGCTGGCGCTGAACAATGCGCTGGGTAAACCGGTCTCAACCTCGCCGGACAGCGTGGCACCGGAGAATCCGGAGCAGGTTGCTGCGGTTGATAACTTCAACGCTAACAGCAACGCCCCTGCTGCACAGCCAGCCGCTGCGCGTACCAACACCGGCAGCAATCCGTTCCGTAACTAA
- a CDS encoding DUF1190 family protein, with product MKRTKSINHASFRKSWNARHLTPVALAVTAVFMLAGCEKSDETVSLYQNAEDCSAATGNAAECKTAYNNALKEAERTAPKYATREDCVAEFGEGQCQQTPAQAGTAPENQAQAQSSGSFWMPLMAGYMMGRLMGGGAGYQQQPLFSSKNPASPAYGQYTDASGKGYGAATPGRTVTVPKTAMAPKPATTSTITRGGFGESVAKQTSMQRSATGTSTRSMGG from the coding sequence ATGAAACGGACAAAATCCATAAATCACGCTTCGTTCCGCAAAAGCTGGAACGCGCGTCACCTCACCCCTGTTGCGCTGGCGGTTACCGCTGTCTTTATGCTGGCAGGCTGTGAGAAAAGCGATGAAACGGTCTCTCTGTATCAAAATGCGGAAGACTGCTCAGCCGCAACCGGTAACGCGGCAGAATGTAAGACCGCCTATAACAACGCCCTGAAAGAAGCGGAACGTACCGCACCGAAATATGCCACACGCGAAGACTGCGTGGCAGAGTTCGGTGAAGGCCAGTGTCAGCAGACACCGGCTCAGGCGGGAACGGCGCCAGAAAATCAGGCGCAGGCTCAGTCCAGCGGCAGCTTCTGGATGCCACTGATGGCCGGCTATATGATGGGCCGCCTGATGGGCGGCGGGGCGGGTTACCAGCAGCAGCCGCTGTTTAGCTCGAAAAACCCGGCCAGCCCGGCCTACGGCCAATACACCGATGCCAGCGGCAAAGGCTATGGCGCAGCAACGCCTGGCCGCACCGTGACCGTACCGAAAACGGCGATGGCTCCGAAACCGGCTACCACCAGCACCATCACCCGCGGCGGGTTCGGTGAATCTGTGGCGAAACAGACCAGCATGCAGCGCAGCGCGACGGGCACGTCTACTCGCTCAATGGGCGGCTGA
- a CDS encoding glutathionylspermidine synthase family protein yields MERVSITERPDWREKATEYGFNFHTMYGEPYWCEDAYYKLTLAQVEKLEAVTAELHQMCLKAVEKVIDSDELMAKFRIPKHTWGFVRQSWKTSQPSLYSRLDLAWDGVGEPKLLENNADTPTSLYEAAFFQWIWLEDQMNAGNLPEESDQFNSLQEKLIERFAELREQHGFNLLHLACCRDTEEDRGTVQYLQDCAAEAEVATEFLYIEDIGLGEKGQFTDLQDQVISNLFKLYPWEYMLREMFSTKLEDAGVRWLEPAWKSIISNKALLPMLWEMFPNHPNLLPAYFAEDDYPQMEKYVVKPIFSREGANVSIIENGKTLEAVEGPYGEEGMIVQAFYQLPKFGDSYTLIGSWLINDQPAGIGIREDRALITQDLSRFYPHIFVE; encoded by the coding sequence ATGGAACGAGTCAGTATCACCGAGCGCCCGGACTGGCGCGAAAAAGCGACCGAATACGGTTTTAACTTCCACACCATGTATGGCGAGCCGTACTGGTGTGAAGACGCTTATTACAAACTGACGCTCGCCCAGGTGGAAAAACTGGAGGCGGTGACGGCAGAGCTCCATCAGATGTGCCTGAAGGCTGTCGAGAAAGTGATCGACAGCGACGAGCTGATGGCTAAATTCCGCATTCCGAAGCACACCTGGGGCTTTGTGCGCCAGTCGTGGAAAACCAGCCAGCCCTCGCTCTATTCTCGCCTTGATCTGGCGTGGGATGGCGTGGGTGAACCTAAGCTTCTTGAAAATAACGCCGATACGCCAACCTCTCTGTATGAAGCGGCCTTCTTCCAGTGGATCTGGCTGGAAGACCAGATGAACGCCGGAAACCTGCCGGAAGAGAGCGACCAGTTCAATAGCCTGCAGGAAAAGTTGATTGAGCGTTTCGCCGAGCTGCGTGAACAGCACGGTTTCAACCTGCTGCATCTCGCCTGCTGCCGTGACACGGAAGAAGATCGTGGAACGGTTCAGTATCTGCAGGATTGTGCTGCCGAAGCGGAAGTCGCCACCGAGTTTCTCTATATAGAGGATATCGGTCTGGGCGAGAAAGGTCAGTTTACTGACCTGCAGGATCAGGTGATCAGTAACCTGTTCAAGCTCTACCCGTGGGAATATATGCTGCGTGAGATGTTCTCCACCAAGCTGGAAGACGCTGGCGTGCGCTGGCTGGAACCAGCGTGGAAGAGCATCATCTCCAACAAAGCCCTGCTGCCGATGCTGTGGGAAATGTTCCCGAACCACCCGAACCTGCTGCCGGCATACTTTGCGGAAGATGATTATCCGCAAATGGAAAAATATGTCGTGAAGCCAATTTTCTCCCGCGAGGGGGCAAACGTCTCCATTATCGAAAACGGTAAAACGCTGGAAGCGGTTGAAGGGCCTTACGGCGAAGAAGGAATGATCGTCCAGGCATTTTATCAGCTGCCGAAATTTGGCGACAGCTATACGCTGATTGGCAGCTGGCTCATCAACGATCAGCCAGCCGGGATTGGCATCCGCGAAGATCGCGCGCTGATCACGCAGGATCTGTCACGGTTCTATCCGCACATCTTCGTCGAATAA
- the ygiD gene encoding 4,5-DOPA dioxygenase extradiol has translation MTSSRMPALFLGHGSPMNVLEDNVYTRTWRHLGETLPRPKAIVVVSAHWFTRGTGVTAMEAPKTIHDFGGFPQALYDTHYPAPGSPELAQKLVDLLAPVPVALDKEAWGFDHGSWGVLIKMYPDADIPMVQLSIDSTKPAAWHMEMGRKLATLRDEGIMLVASGNVVHNLRTARWHGENTPYPWATSFNDYVKDNLTWQGPVEQHPLVNYLDHEGGSLSNPTPEHFLPLLYVLGAWDGQEPVMIPVDGIEMGSLSMLSVQVG, from the coding sequence ATGACTTCTTCACGTATGCCAGCACTGTTTTTAGGCCACGGTAGCCCAATGAACGTTCTGGAAGACAACGTCTACACCCGCACATGGCGTCACCTGGGCGAGACGTTGCCGCGTCCGAAGGCGATTGTGGTGGTGTCTGCACATTGGTTCACCCGTGGCACTGGCGTAACTGCCATGGAGGCGCCAAAAACAATCCATGATTTTGGCGGTTTCCCGCAGGCGTTGTACGACACGCATTATCCGGCCCCCGGCTCGCCCGAGCTGGCACAGAAGCTGGTGGATTTGCTGGCACCTGTCCCGGTCGCGCTGGATAAAGAGGCCTGGGGCTTTGACCACGGCTCATGGGGCGTGCTGATAAAAATGTACCCGGACGCCGACATCCCGATGGTGCAGTTGAGTATCGACAGTACTAAACCGGCAGCCTGGCACATGGAGATGGGCCGCAAGCTGGCTACGCTTCGTGATGAAGGCATTATGCTGGTGGCAAGCGGTAACGTGGTACACAACCTGCGTACGGCGCGCTGGCACGGTGAAAATACACCTTACCCATGGGCAACGTCCTTTAACGATTACGTTAAAGACAATCTGACCTGGCAAGGCCCGGTTGAGCAGCATCCGCTGGTGAACTATCTGGATCACGAAGGCGGTTCGCTCTCTAACCCAACGCCGGAACACTTCCTGCCGCTGCTGTACGTTCTTGGCGCGTGGGATGGCCAGGAACCGGTGATGATCCCGGTCGACGGTATTGAGATGGGGAGTTTGAGTATGCTGTCGGTGCAGGTGGGGTAA
- the zupT gene encoding zinc transporter ZupT, whose product MSVPLILTILAGAATFIGAILGVLGQKPSNRVLAFSLGFAAGIMLLISLMEMLPAALGTEGMSPVLGYGMFVFGLLGYFALDRMLPHAHPQDLMQKSVAPVPQKIKRTAILLTLGISLHNFPEGVATYVTASSNLEMGLGIALAVALHNIPEGLAVAGPVYAATGSKRTAVFWAGISGMAEILGGVLAWLILGSLVSPVVMAAIMAAVAGIMVALSVDELMPLAKEIDPNNNPSYGVLCGMSVMGLSLVLLQTAGIG is encoded by the coding sequence ATGTCCGTCCCCTTGATCCTGACCATCCTGGCGGGTGCCGCCACCTTTATCGGTGCGATCCTCGGTGTGCTTGGTCAAAAGCCGTCTAACCGCGTGCTGGCCTTTTCACTGGGATTTGCTGCCGGCATTATGCTGCTCATCTCTCTGATGGAGATGCTGCCTGCCGCACTGGGCACAGAAGGCATGTCTCCGGTACTGGGTTACGGCATGTTTGTGTTTGGTCTGTTGGGCTATTTTGCGCTCGATCGCATGCTGCCCCATGCACATCCGCAGGATTTGATGCAAAAAAGCGTCGCGCCGGTGCCGCAAAAGATTAAACGTACTGCCATCCTCCTGACGCTCGGCATCAGCCTGCACAACTTCCCGGAGGGTGTCGCGACCTATGTCACCGCCAGCAGCAACCTGGAGATGGGTCTGGGTATCGCCCTGGCGGTGGCCTTACACAATATTCCTGAAGGGCTGGCCGTTGCCGGACCGGTTTATGCCGCCACGGGATCAAAACGCACCGCCGTGTTCTGGGCCGGGATATCGGGAATGGCGGAAATTCTCGGGGGCGTACTGGCGTGGCTGATACTGGGAAGCCTGGTTTCACCGGTGGTGATGGCCGCCATTATGGCCGCGGTTGCGGGGATTATGGTGGCGCTGTCGGTTGATGAACTGATGCCGCTGGCGAAAGAGATCGATCCTAACAACAATCCGAGTTATGGGGTGTTGTGCGGAATGTCTGTAATGGGATTAAGCCTGGTGTTGTTACAAACGGCGGGTATTGGCTGA
- a CDS encoding fimbrial-like protein encodes MFNKTILAVATTALLSGLSFTAMAADNQGSGKITFTGEVISAPCSITPGDENQTIELGEVADSVLNSGKNSLPVDVNIHLQDCILSSTTGQTTTTIDKVKVTFASASTDSTDTSLMKNTLDGNIGGATGVGVRLLDSGSNKVTLGTPIEVSFPTTNAYQELNFKARMEPVAGSQATPGNVQAQANYILEYK; translated from the coding sequence ATGTTTAACAAGACTATTCTGGCAGTTGCGACAACTGCATTGCTTTCTGGTCTGTCATTTACTGCTATGGCAGCAGATAACCAGGGCTCGGGGAAGATCACGTTCACCGGTGAAGTTATCAGTGCGCCTTGCTCTATCACCCCGGGAGATGAAAATCAGACGATTGAATTAGGAGAAGTCGCGGATAGCGTGCTGAACAGCGGTAAAAACTCGCTGCCGGTTGACGTGAATATCCACCTGCAGGATTGCATTCTCTCTTCTACCACCGGACAAACCACCACCACGATCGACAAAGTGAAGGTCACCTTTGCCTCCGCAAGTACCGATTCGACCGACACCAGCCTGATGAAAAACACGCTTGACGGCAACATCGGCGGTGCAACAGGTGTGGGCGTTCGCTTGCTGGATAGCGGCAGCAATAAAGTCACGCTGGGTACGCCGATTGAAGTGTCATTCCCTACCACAAATGCCTATCAGGAACTGAACTTCAAAGCCCGCATGGAACCGGTAGCTGGCAGCCAGGCTACCCCGGGTAACGTTCAGGCCCAGGCGAACTATATCCTTGAATACAAGTAA
- a CDS encoding fimbria/pilus outer membrane usher protein, translated as MLKHSAHQLSRLSAFIKYSLSVTLYSALFVLPVSAVEFNTDMIDVEDRSNIDISQFEKKGHIAPGIYLVRIQVNKNTLPQSATMEWIATENESGSQICVNAGQLSAFGLSTDFISRLHYSQDGRCLDLSAVPELGFSLNKGTMVLSVTVPQAWMKYQAKNWTPPEYWDEGIAGVLLDYNLYASQYDPYGGDDSQNISAYGTLGFNLGAWRLRSDYQYNQNFRHGESTGSDSSLARTYLYRPIPSLSSKVTLGQYDLSSDIFDTFHFTGASLESDESMLPPDLQGYAPQINGIAQTNAKVTVSQSGRVLYQTTVAPGPFTISDLGETYQGQLDVVVEEEDGRKTTFQVGSSSIPFLTRKGQVRYKTSIGKPTATGHNDINNPLFWTGELSWGWLSDVSLYGGTLLTADDYQAMTTGIGFNLDSFGSISFDVTGAEATLHQGKNETQRGYSYRANYAKRFEATGSQITFAGYRFSDKEYVSMSEYLASRDGDTSTTNEKESYVISFNQYLDSLALNTYLNVTRNTYWDNSSNTNYSFSLSRNFDIGNLRGLSASLALSRVSWDDSDENQVYFAFTLPLEQNRSIMYSYQRSGGDSASHMASYYDASDRNNTWNLSASTTEDDLREGEPSLRGGYQHYSPYGRLNLSGSVQPNQYRSISAGWNGSITATRYGVALHDYSPANNARMMIDADGVDGIEVNSSRTRTNAFGIAVVPSLSNYTTSTVRVNSNTLPDGVDIATSVIRTTLTEGAIGYSKLNATTGYQIVGIIRQENGQFPPLGVSIVDSATGKEVGLVAEEGFVYLSGIQENSTLRLTWSDKACEITPPNQSNLNGDAIFLPCKTVH; from the coding sequence ATGCTAAAACACTCAGCGCATCAACTCTCCCGCCTCTCTGCTTTTATAAAGTATTCGCTGAGTGTCACACTTTACTCAGCTTTATTCGTGTTGCCTGTCTCCGCGGTTGAATTCAACACAGATATGATTGACGTTGAAGACCGAAGTAATATTGATATTTCCCAGTTTGAGAAAAAAGGCCACATCGCACCGGGTATCTATCTCGTCCGCATTCAGGTCAATAAAAACACGTTGCCTCAATCCGCAACAATGGAGTGGATCGCAACGGAAAACGAAAGCGGTTCGCAAATTTGCGTGAATGCCGGGCAGTTATCCGCTTTCGGACTGAGCACCGATTTTATTTCGCGGCTCCATTATTCTCAGGACGGACGTTGCCTTGATCTTTCGGCTGTTCCGGAACTGGGCTTTTCCCTTAATAAAGGGACGATGGTGCTTTCTGTCACCGTTCCCCAGGCATGGATGAAATATCAGGCGAAGAACTGGACGCCGCCGGAATATTGGGATGAAGGCATTGCGGGTGTTTTACTTGATTATAATCTCTATGCCAGCCAGTACGATCCGTACGGGGGCGACGACAGCCAGAATATCAGCGCCTACGGCACGCTCGGGTTTAACCTCGGCGCGTGGCGTCTGCGTTCAGATTATCAGTATAACCAAAACTTTCGTCACGGTGAGTCTACAGGCAGCGACAGCAGTCTGGCACGAACCTATCTCTACCGCCCTATCCCTTCGCTGTCATCAAAAGTGACGCTGGGGCAATATGATTTAAGCTCAGATATTTTTGATACCTTCCACTTTACCGGTGCCTCACTGGAAAGTGATGAAAGTATGCTGCCGCCTGATTTACAAGGTTATGCACCACAAATTAACGGCATCGCGCAGACCAATGCCAAAGTGACCGTCTCCCAGTCTGGCCGCGTTCTTTATCAAACAACCGTCGCGCCGGGCCCGTTCACCATTTCTGACCTGGGTGAAACCTACCAGGGACAGCTGGATGTGGTGGTCGAAGAGGAAGATGGACGCAAAACCACCTTCCAGGTGGGTTCATCCTCAATCCCCTTCCTGACCCGAAAAGGCCAGGTGCGCTATAAAACATCCATCGGTAAGCCCACCGCTACGGGCCATAACGACATCAATAACCCGCTTTTCTGGACAGGTGAACTCTCGTGGGGCTGGCTGAGTGATGTGTCACTGTATGGCGGCACCCTGCTGACGGCGGATGATTATCAGGCCATGACCACCGGTATCGGCTTCAACCTGGATTCGTTCGGCTCGATCTCTTTTGATGTGACGGGCGCCGAGGCCACGCTCCATCAGGGAAAAAATGAGACACAGCGTGGGTACAGCTATCGCGCCAACTACGCAAAACGTTTTGAGGCGACCGGCAGCCAAATCACCTTCGCAGGTTATCGATTCTCGGATAAAGAATATGTCTCAATGAGTGAATATCTCGCCTCCCGGGACGGAGATACCTCAACGACAAACGAAAAAGAGAGTTACGTTATCTCCTTCAACCAGTACCTTGATTCGCTGGCATTAAATACCTATCTCAACGTCACCCGTAACACCTACTGGGACAACAGCAGCAACACAAACTACTCCTTTTCGCTGAGCCGCAATTTTGATATCGGCAACTTAAGAGGTTTATCCGCATCGCTGGCGCTAAGCCGCGTGAGCTGGGATGACAGCGACGAAAACCAGGTCTATTTCGCCTTCACCCTCCCGCTGGAGCAAAATCGTAGCATTATGTACAGCTACCAGCGTTCAGGCGGCGACAGCGCGTCTCATATGGCTTCTTACTATGACGCCTCCGATCGCAACAATACGTGGAATCTCTCGGCCTCTACGACGGAAGACGATTTGCGCGAAGGCGAACCGTCATTGCGCGGCGGATACCAGCACTATTCTCCTTATGGACGCCTGAATCTTTCAGGAAGCGTTCAGCCCAATCAATACCGTTCGATCAGCGCGGGCTGGAACGGCTCGATCACCGCCACGCGGTATGGCGTAGCCCTGCATGATTACAGCCCGGCCAATAACGCCCGCATGATGATCGATGCCGATGGCGTTGACGGAATTGAGGTCAACAGTTCGCGCACGCGCACTAACGCATTCGGTATTGCTGTCGTCCCCTCACTCAGCAACTACACCACCTCCACGGTGCGCGTTAACAGCAACACGCTGCCTGATGGCGTGGATATAGCAACCTCCGTTATTCGCACCACGCTGACGGAAGGTGCCATTGGTTACAGCAAGCTGAACGCCACCACGGGCTACCAGATTGTCGGCATTATTCGACAAGAAAACGGTCAGTTCCCTCCTTTGGGCGTCAGTATCGTCGACAGCGCTACGGGTAAAGAGGTCGGTCTGGTTGCCGAAGAAGGGTTCGTTTATCTCAGCGGGATTCAGGAAAACAGTACGTTACGTCTCACCTGGTCTGACAAAGCGTGTGAAATCACGCCGCCGAACCAAAGTAACCTTAACGGTGACGCTATATTTTTACCTTGTAAAACAGTGCATTAA
- a CDS encoding molecular chaperone: MNITMISKGLICFLGTCSFAWATVSPDRTRIIFNASAKSVSVRLINQSKTDPYLAQSWIEDKAGKKTREFISPVPPLLRIEPEEQAQVRLMAQQNLSRLPADRESLFYYNMREIPPKAEQKNVMQIAMQSRLKLFWRPKAIELKEGQFVPLDKVVISRASGTLQFKNSSPYYITVGYIGLNGKTLLPGAESVMIEPFGQASQSLAKLPAEFQVGYISDYGGLEMFKVSCNAVQPACQSKPVNKG, encoded by the coding sequence ATGAACATCACGATGATTTCAAAAGGACTTATCTGTTTCCTTGGCACGTGCAGCTTTGCCTGGGCCACCGTATCGCCCGACAGAACACGCATCATTTTCAACGCCTCCGCAAAAAGCGTGTCGGTCAGACTGATAAACCAGAGTAAAACCGATCCTTATCTGGCTCAGTCGTGGATTGAGGATAAAGCGGGTAAAAAAACGCGCGAGTTTATCTCTCCTGTTCCGCCACTGCTGCGTATCGAGCCGGAGGAACAGGCGCAGGTTCGCCTGATGGCGCAGCAAAACCTCAGCCGACTTCCAGCCGATCGCGAGTCGCTGTTTTATTACAACATGCGGGAGATCCCACCCAAAGCCGAGCAGAAGAACGTGATGCAAATCGCCATGCAAAGCCGCCTTAAACTGTTCTGGCGGCCAAAAGCCATTGAGCTTAAGGAGGGCCAGTTTGTTCCGCTGGATAAAGTGGTTATATCCCGCGCCTCGGGTACGCTGCAGTTTAAAAACAGCAGCCCCTATTACATCACCGTGGGCTATATCGGACTGAACGGTAAAACCTTATTGCCGGGCGCAGAGAGCGTAATGATTGAGCCGTTTGGTCAGGCCAGCCAGTCACTGGCTAAGCTGCCCGCTGAATTTCAAGTCGGGTATATCAGCGATTATGGCGGTCTGGAAATGTTTAAGGTGAGTTGTAACGCGGTGCAACCTGCCTGCCAGAGCAAACCGGTGAATAAGGGATAA